One genomic segment of Paenibacillus durus includes these proteins:
- the nifD gene encoding nitrogenase molybdenum-iron protein alpha chain: MGLDIEANKKLVEDILEAYPDKAKKDRKKHFQINTEETKESCSCSLKSNIKSRPGVMTPRGCSYAGSKGVVWGPIKDMVHISHGPVGCGQYSWGTRRNYANGTLGIDNFTAMQITSDFQETDIVFGGDKKLEIICREIKEMFPLAKGISVQSECPVGLIGDDIEAVSKKMAKELEMPVVPVRCEGFRGVSQSLGHHIANDAIRDFVMGKADLAETGPYDVNIIGDYNIGGDAWASRILLEEMGLRVIAQWSGDGTLNELEIAHKAKMNLIHCHRSMNYMVTHMEQAYGIPWMEYNFFGPSKTYESLRAIAAKFDATIQENCEKVIAKYKPQMDAIIGKYRPRLEGKKVMLLIGGLRSRHTIGAYEDLGMEIVATGYEFAHKDDYERTFPEMKEGSIIMDDPTAYELEELAQKLNIDLMGSGVKEKYVYHKMGIPFRQMHSWDYSGPYHGFDGFKIFAKDMDMTVNNPVWNLIDKKEKVQTEGASV, encoded by the coding sequence ATGGGACTGGATATTGAGGCGAACAAAAAGTTAGTTGAGGATATACTGGAAGCCTATCCCGATAAAGCAAAAAAAGACCGTAAGAAGCATTTTCAGATTAATACTGAGGAGACTAAGGAATCCTGTAGTTGCTCCCTGAAATCGAACATTAAATCCCGTCCAGGCGTAATGACGCCGCGCGGTTGCTCCTATGCCGGTTCCAAAGGCGTGGTATGGGGACCAATCAAGGATATGGTTCACATCTCTCACGGCCCGGTTGGCTGCGGACAATACAGTTGGGGTACTCGCCGCAACTATGCGAACGGTACGCTTGGTATCGATAACTTCACAGCTATGCAAATCACAAGTGATTTCCAAGAGACGGACATCGTCTTTGGCGGCGACAAGAAGCTGGAAATCATCTGCCGCGAGATCAAGGAAATGTTCCCGCTGGCTAAAGGTATCTCTGTTCAATCCGAATGTCCGGTCGGTCTGATCGGCGACGATATTGAAGCAGTATCCAAAAAAATGGCCAAAGAACTGGAAATGCCAGTCGTTCCTGTCCGTTGCGAAGGTTTCCGCGGCGTCAGCCAGTCGCTTGGTCACCATATCGCGAACGATGCTATCCGCGACTTTGTAATGGGTAAAGCGGACCTGGCCGAAACCGGTCCTTACGATGTAAATATCATCGGTGACTACAACATCGGCGGCGATGCTTGGGCTTCCCGTATCCTGCTGGAAGAAATGGGTCTGCGCGTAATCGCTCAATGGTCCGGTGACGGTACCCTGAACGAGTTGGAAATCGCCCACAAAGCGAAAATGAACCTGATTCACTGCCACCGTTCCATGAACTACATGGTTACGCATATGGAGCAAGCTTACGGTATTCCGTGGATGGAGTACAACTTCTTCGGACCGTCGAAAACTTACGAGAGCCTGCGCGCAATCGCTGCGAAATTCGACGCAACGATCCAAGAAAACTGCGAGAAAGTTATCGCCAAATACAAACCGCAAATGGATGCCATCATCGGCAAATACAGACCTCGTCTGGAAGGCAAAAAGGTTATGCTCCTGATCGGCGGCCTGCGTTCCCGTCACACGATTGGCGCTTACGAAGATCTGGGCATGGAAATCGTTGCTACCGGCTACGAATTTGCTCATAAAGACGACTATGAAAGAACCTTCCCAGAAATGAAAGAAGGATCGATCATCATGGACGATCCGACTGCATATGAACTGGAAGAACTCGCTCAAAAATTGAACATCGACCTTATGGGATCGGGTGTTAAGGAAAAATACGTATACCACAAAATGGGTATTCCGTTCCGTCAAATGCACTCCTGGGATTACAGCGGTCCGTACCATGGCTTCGATGGCTTCAAGATTTTTGCCAAAGATATGGATATGACTGTGAACAACCCGGTATGGAATTTGATTGATAAGAAAGAAAAAGTACAGACTGAGGGGGCGAGCGTATGA
- the nifH gene encoding nitrogenase iron protein, which yields MSKKPRQIAFYGKGGIGKSTTSQNTLAQLATTFGQKIMIVGCDPKADSTRLILNTKAQQTVLHMAAELGSVEDLELEDVVATGFGDILCVESGGPEPGVGCAGRGIITSINFLEEQGAYEGMDFISYDVLGDVVCGGFAMPIRENKAQEIYIVCSGEMMAMYAANNIARGILKYAQSGSVRLGGLICNSRNTDREDELIMELARRLNTQMIHFVPRDNVVQHAELRRMTVTQYNPEHNQANEYKQLADKILHNEMLNIPTPIEMDELEQLLIDFGVVEDEETALKKLEAAGH from the coding sequence ATGAGTAAGAAACCAAGACAAATCGCATTTTATGGTAAAGGCGGTATCGGTAAATCCACGACTTCCCAGAACACTTTGGCACAGCTGGCAACCACTTTTGGCCAAAAAATCATGATCGTAGGCTGTGACCCTAAGGCTGACTCCACTCGTCTGATCCTGAACACGAAAGCTCAACAAACGGTACTTCACATGGCTGCTGAATTGGGTTCGGTAGAAGATCTTGAACTCGAAGACGTAGTAGCAACTGGCTTTGGAGACATCCTCTGCGTTGAGTCCGGCGGTCCGGAACCAGGCGTAGGCTGCGCAGGCCGCGGTATCATCACTTCCATCAACTTCCTGGAAGAGCAAGGCGCATACGAAGGTATGGACTTCATCTCCTACGACGTACTGGGTGACGTTGTATGCGGCGGTTTCGCAATGCCAATCCGCGAGAACAAAGCACAAGAGATCTACATCGTCTGTTCCGGTGAAATGATGGCTATGTACGCTGCCAACAACATCGCACGCGGTATCTTGAAATATGCACAAAGCGGCAGTGTTCGTCTGGGCGGCCTGATCTGTAACAGCCGTAACACCGACCGTGAAGATGAGCTGATCATGGAGCTTGCGCGTCGTCTGAACACGCAAATGATCCACTTCGTACCTCGCGACAACGTCGTACAACATGCCGAGCTGAGAAGAATGACGGTTACTCAGTACAACCCTGAGCACAACCAAGCCAACGAATACAAACAACTGGCTGACAAAATCCTGCACAACGAAATGCTGAACATTCCGACTCCGATCGAAATGGACGAACTGGAACAACTGCTGATCGATTTCGGTGTGGTAGAAGACGAAGAAACAGCTCTCAAGAAGCTGGAAGCTGCTGGTCACTAA
- the nifB gene encoding nitrogenase cofactor biosynthesis protein NifB, which yields MKPQPTSCSSSAAEDDISRHPCYSEEAHRFFARMHIPVAPACNIQCNYCNRKFDCVNESRPGVVSEVLTPEQAERKVKGVAAQLMQLSVVGIAGPGDPLANADKTFDTFARVKKHVPDVMTCLSTNGLTLYRHIDRIVELGIGHVTITINAIDPDVGKEIYPWVFDEGVRYEGREAAALLISRQLQGVEELAKRGILVKVNSILIPGVNDKHLVEVSKKVKELGATLHNVTPLIIAPGSQYEKDGRKAPRPRELNQLQEQLSEGGTKLMRHCRQCRADAVGLLGQDRNQDFQLETMEADPVIDLDAREQFQQELDSKIRQRLIAKENRRTILDENKKTRVAVASRGGDKVNQHFGHATEFMIFDTDGTEVKFIGIRKIQAYCHGTADCNGDKDETLQEITSILSDCRILLSSGIGDAPRAALNKAGILPLVRKGGIQEAILESVKYGSYFENINISKG from the coding sequence ATGAAGCCGCAGCCGACGTCGTGTTCATCAAGTGCAGCAGAGGACGATATCAGTCGCCATCCTTGCTACAGCGAGGAAGCCCATCGGTTTTTTGCCCGGATGCATATCCCGGTAGCTCCCGCCTGCAACATCCAATGCAACTACTGCAACCGTAAATTCGACTGCGTGAACGAAAGCAGACCTGGGGTTGTCAGTGAGGTGCTCACTCCGGAACAAGCGGAGCGGAAAGTAAAAGGTGTGGCAGCACAGCTCATGCAGCTGTCGGTGGTCGGCATAGCCGGTCCAGGCGATCCGCTTGCAAATGCGGATAAGACTTTCGATACCTTTGCGAGAGTCAAGAAGCATGTGCCCGACGTGATGACCTGTCTCAGCACCAACGGACTTACGCTGTACCGGCACATCGATCGAATCGTTGAACTCGGGATCGGGCACGTAACGATTACGATCAACGCCATCGACCCGGATGTCGGTAAAGAGATTTATCCTTGGGTATTTGATGAAGGAGTGCGTTACGAAGGAAGAGAAGCCGCCGCTCTGCTGATCAGCCGTCAGCTTCAAGGCGTGGAGGAACTGGCGAAGCGAGGCATTCTCGTCAAAGTCAACTCGATTCTGATTCCGGGGGTCAACGACAAGCATCTGGTTGAAGTATCAAAGAAAGTTAAGGAGCTCGGCGCGACGCTTCACAATGTAACGCCGCTGATTATCGCTCCTGGCAGCCAGTATGAGAAGGACGGACGCAAGGCTCCTCGTCCAAGAGAACTGAACCAGTTGCAAGAGCAGCTGAGCGAGGGCGGAACGAAGCTGATGCGCCACTGCCGCCAATGCCGCGCCGACGCGGTTGGGCTGCTCGGCCAGGACCGTAACCAGGATTTCCAACTGGAAACGATGGAAGCCGATCCGGTTATCGACCTGGATGCAAGAGAACAGTTCCAGCAGGAGCTCGATAGCAAAATCCGTCAGCGCCTGATCGCGAAGGAGAACCGCCGGACGATTCTTGATGAGAACAAGAAGACAAGAGTCGCGGTTGCTTCCAGAGGCGGAGACAAGGTCAACCAGCATTTTGGCCATGCGACGGAGTTCATGATTTTCGATACCGACGGAACCGAAGTGAAATTCATCGGGATCCGGAAGATACAGGCATACTGCCACGGCACAGCCGATTGCAACGGAGACAAAGACGAAACGCTTCAAGAGATTACCTCAATCCTTAGCGATTGCCGGATTCTCCTCAGCTCCGGTATCGGCGACGCGCCTCGCGCGGCGCTGAACAAAGCAGGCATACTGCCCCTGGTCCGCAAAGGCGGAATACAGGAAGCTATACTTGAAAGTGTGAAATACGGTTCCTATTTTGAAAATATTAATATATCGAAGGGATGA
- a CDS encoding TerC family protein — translation MDFGLLLEYGWVLLVLVGLEGLLAADNALVLAIMVKHLPEETRKKALFYGLFGAFIFRFGSLFVISFLVDIWQVQAIGAIYLLFIAANHIIRKIIASRKPVTEEAAESGGKEDTDRKKGGFWLTVFKVELADIAFAVDSILAAVALAVALPPSGLPAIGGLDGGVFLVIFAGGFIGLVIMRFAASFFVKLLHSRPGLEVAAFVIVGWVGVKLAVITLAHPSLGILSEDFAHSTLWKATFYIVLVLIAAIGWFMSKHTTEENNGVNPVRELDKQLGK, via the coding sequence ATGGATTTTGGATTACTATTGGAGTATGGCTGGGTACTGCTTGTTCTTGTGGGGCTGGAAGGGCTGCTCGCCGCGGACAATGCGCTGGTGCTGGCAATCATGGTGAAACACCTTCCTGAAGAAACGAGGAAAAAGGCGCTCTTTTACGGGTTGTTCGGGGCGTTCATCTTCAGGTTCGGCTCGCTGTTCGTCATCTCGTTCCTGGTGGACATCTGGCAGGTGCAGGCGATCGGGGCGATTTATCTGCTCTTTATCGCTGCCAACCACATCATCCGTAAAATCATTGCTTCGAGGAAGCCGGTAACTGAAGAAGCGGCGGAAAGCGGCGGAAAGGAAGACACAGACAGAAAGAAAGGCGGTTTCTGGCTGACTGTCTTCAAGGTGGAACTGGCGGACATCGCCTTTGCCGTCGACTCGATTCTTGCTGCGGTCGCTCTGGCCGTTGCGCTTCCGCCAAGCGGTCTTCCCGCAATAGGCGGACTCGACGGAGGCGTATTCCTCGTTATCTTTGCCGGGGGCTTTATCGGACTGGTTATCATGCGCTTTGCCGCCTCTTTCTTCGTCAAGCTTCTTCACTCCCGCCCGGGACTTGAAGTTGCAGCCTTCGTAATCGTCGGTTGGGTTGGCGTCAAATTGGCAGTCATTACACTTGCGCATCCTTCGCTCGGCATATTATCTGAGGATTTCGCGCACAGCACCTTGTGGAAGGCGACATTCTATATCGTCCTCGTCCTCATTGCCGCAATCGGCTGGTTCATGAGCAAGCATACTACCGAAGAGAATAATGGTGTAAATCCGGTCCGCGAACTGGATAAGCAGCTTGGGAAATAA
- the rlmN gene encoding 23S rRNA (adenine(2503)-C(2))-methyltransferase RlmN: MSKTSIYGLTFDQLAAWLLERGHRKFRALQVWDWLYIKRVTDFSQMEDVHQDALQQLDEHFSIRTLTEHIKQESIDGTVKFLFRLPDGNLIETVLMRQKYGLAVCVTTQVGCNIGCSFCASGLLSKSRDLSSGEIVEQIMQVQMDLDRMGKGEAVSHIVVMGIGEPFDNFENMVDFLLIIKHQKGLNIAGRHITVSTSGLADKIIEFADRNLQVNLAISLHAPNNELRSRIMKINRAIPIEKLMHAIDYYLEKTKRRTTLEYILLRDVNDQQEHALELAKLIAGYGPLVNVNLIPYNPVDEHSQYQRSDRETVRAFFDTLKKQGVSVSTRLEQGTDIDAACGQLRSKQIKASALG, translated from the coding sequence ATGAGCAAAACTTCCATCTATGGATTGACCTTTGATCAGTTGGCGGCATGGCTGCTGGAGCGCGGACACCGTAAATTCCGGGCTCTGCAGGTGTGGGATTGGCTGTATATAAAGCGGGTAACGGATTTTTCGCAAATGGAGGATGTGCATCAGGACGCCTTGCAGCAGCTGGACGAGCATTTTTCCATCCGGACCTTGACCGAGCACATAAAGCAGGAGTCGATAGACGGCACGGTGAAATTTCTGTTCCGGCTGCCGGACGGAAATTTGATCGAGACGGTATTGATGCGGCAAAAATACGGGCTGGCCGTTTGCGTAACGACTCAGGTCGGCTGCAATATCGGGTGCAGCTTCTGTGCAAGCGGGCTGTTGTCCAAGAGCCGGGACTTGTCTTCCGGGGAGATTGTGGAGCAGATTATGCAGGTGCAGATGGATTTGGACCGTATGGGGAAAGGTGAAGCGGTAAGCCACATTGTCGTCATGGGCATCGGCGAGCCGTTTGACAACTTTGAGAATATGGTAGATTTTCTGCTGATTATCAAGCATCAGAAGGGGCTGAACATCGCCGGACGACATATCACCGTCTCGACCAGCGGCCTTGCGGACAAAATCATTGAATTTGCCGACCGCAACCTTCAGGTGAATCTGGCCATTTCCCTGCATGCGCCGAATAATGAGCTTCGTAGCCGCATCATGAAGATCAATCGCGCCATTCCGATCGAGAAACTGATGCATGCGATTGACTACTATTTGGAGAAGACGAAGCGGAGAACGACGCTGGAATATATTTTGCTCCGGGATGTGAACGACCAGCAGGAACATGCTCTTGAGCTGGCGAAGCTGATTGCCGGTTATGGCCCGCTCGTCAACGTGAACCTAATTCCTTATAACCCGGTTGATGAGCACAGCCAGTATCAGCGCAGTGACCGGGAGACAGTTCGGGCTTTCTTCGATACGCTAAAAAAACAAGGTGTGAGCGTCAGCACCCGTCTGGAGCAGGGAACGGACATTGATGCAGCCTGTGGACAACTGCGCAGCAAGCAGATTAAGGCATCGGCACTGGGATAA
- a CDS encoding S-layer homology domain-containing protein, with protein sequence MRKKHIRTPGFTVKSALTGMVAFTLAMPAGLAAAASSSGTAAAVPVSYKVAADKSQNAESAKAADADPAKAKFTKEQAISKLKELFPILADAEVTSVELGINNMYPVPSNQMIWNIQWSYQKGNSGYGISSQVDAVNGDLISTYLYFPDRQQNQSYYPPEITREQALEKAKAFIAKAAPSLSINDLELQDGNDYLSNPALFGPVQYGFTFSVIKNGITSPLENVSVVVAADGSVRQFNKSPEHWNYPAAAASIPQAKAERTFSDQFDVELVYIPIFKNGSGNSWILGWRPTERALYTIDALTGKRLDTFGAESTVTASVYSDVPQAASRFTPRTTATEMTSDEAAKRVKQIVSIPAAKKLTSSSLGSDYADTGRKVWRLSWLDSESLKTGFPSQTYAEIDAVTGQILSFNENQYPVPPEAQEANKPKSNEVNATLQQAKKKALALINLLYPDAASNLKLVERENTAGEGAGFSFQFLRFYKGVPVSDGGLMLVLDHTGALKTYNFPRTSDLGKAGVDLSAVKVTKAEARAQIFDRYKVKLQYGSFGGYTVAGYTKPKIKLVYSPVLGDPANAPEVIDAVTGKLTAQYEMPGKLKKAASASDIQGHAAEQALSTLVKYNILIPDQDGKVNPDSEITAGDWLTWISKAVAPYFGGYNNGTEPKPVAGVSPESPYYNAVSYAVQNQWIDPASTFQPDAKLTREGFAVLLTSIVKYNKISAFLQADPVLAQFGDAASITRKGEVAVAVKLGLLQGENGKFNPADTVTKAEAATVMLKLVELQGKTDQAIGQSRY encoded by the coding sequence TTGAGGAAAAAGCATATCCGTACACCAGGCTTCACGGTAAAATCCGCATTAACCGGAATGGTGGCATTTACTCTTGCGATGCCGGCAGGATTGGCCGCTGCGGCTTCTTCTTCCGGTACCGCCGCAGCCGTCCCCGTTTCTTACAAGGTGGCTGCGGACAAATCCCAGAACGCCGAATCTGCGAAGGCAGCTGATGCAGACCCTGCCAAGGCCAAGTTTACGAAAGAGCAGGCGATCTCCAAGCTAAAAGAGTTGTTTCCCATTTTGGCTGATGCGGAAGTAACGAGTGTGGAACTGGGTATTAACAATATGTATCCCGTACCATCCAATCAGATGATATGGAACATTCAATGGAGTTACCAGAAGGGCAATAGCGGATATGGCATTAGCAGCCAGGTGGATGCCGTTAATGGAGATCTGATCAGTACATATCTCTATTTTCCGGACCGGCAGCAGAACCAGAGTTATTATCCGCCCGAGATCACTAGGGAACAGGCACTGGAGAAAGCCAAAGCTTTTATCGCCAAAGCGGCCCCCTCTCTTTCGATTAACGATTTGGAGCTGCAGGATGGCAATGATTATTTGAGTAATCCCGCACTTTTCGGCCCCGTACAATACGGATTTACTTTTAGTGTTATAAAGAACGGCATCACTTCCCCGCTTGAAAATGTTTCTGTGGTCGTAGCTGCGGACGGCAGTGTAAGGCAGTTCAACAAATCGCCGGAGCATTGGAACTACCCGGCGGCTGCTGCGTCGATTCCGCAGGCTAAGGCGGAGCGGACATTCAGCGACCAGTTTGACGTGGAACTCGTTTATATTCCTATCTTCAAGAATGGCAGCGGCAACAGCTGGATCTTGGGCTGGCGGCCGACCGAGCGCGCGCTGTATACTATCGATGCCCTAACAGGAAAACGTCTGGATACCTTTGGCGCGGAAAGTACAGTCACAGCCTCCGTATACAGCGATGTTCCGCAGGCTGCAAGCCGCTTTACCCCCAGAACCACCGCCACAGAAATGACGAGCGATGAAGCGGCTAAGCGGGTGAAGCAGATCGTCTCCATTCCCGCGGCGAAAAAGCTGACATCCAGTTCGCTGGGCAGCGATTACGCGGACACCGGAAGGAAGGTTTGGAGGCTGAGCTGGCTGGACAGCGAGTCTCTCAAAACCGGTTTCCCCTCCCAAACTTACGCCGAAATTGACGCCGTTACCGGGCAAATTCTGAGTTTTAACGAAAATCAATATCCAGTCCCTCCTGAAGCCCAGGAAGCGAACAAGCCGAAGAGCAATGAAGTTAACGCCACACTGCAGCAGGCCAAGAAAAAGGCGCTCGCCTTGATTAACCTCCTGTATCCCGATGCTGCCAGCAATCTGAAGCTGGTCGAGCGGGAAAATACCGCCGGCGAAGGCGCTGGCTTCAGCTTCCAATTCCTGCGCTTCTATAAAGGGGTTCCGGTTAGCGATGGCGGTCTGATGCTTGTGCTCGACCACACCGGCGCACTGAAGACCTATAACTTTCCTCGGACATCGGATCTTGGGAAAGCAGGGGTCGATCTGTCCGCAGTGAAGGTTACGAAGGCAGAGGCAAGGGCTCAGATCTTTGACCGCTATAAGGTGAAGCTGCAGTATGGAAGCTTTGGAGGCTACACCGTTGCCGGTTACACCAAGCCGAAGATCAAGCTTGTATATTCGCCCGTACTGGGAGATCCTGCCAACGCCCCGGAAGTCATTGACGCGGTTACCGGCAAACTGACCGCTCAGTATGAGATGCCCGGAAAATTGAAGAAAGCAGCCTCTGCTTCCGACATTCAAGGACACGCGGCCGAGCAGGCGCTGTCCACATTGGTGAAATACAATATTCTGATACCGGATCAGGATGGCAAAGTGAATCCCGATTCCGAGATTACCGCAGGAGACTGGCTGACTTGGATATCCAAGGCGGTTGCGCCTTATTTTGGGGGTTATAATAACGGAACCGAACCTAAGCCGGTCGCCGGCGTCAGTCCGGAAAGTCCGTATTATAATGCGGTATCCTACGCTGTGCAGAACCAGTGGATCGATCCGGCCAGCACGTTCCAACCGGACGCCAAGCTGACACGTGAGGGATTTGCGGTCCTCTTGACTTCCATTGTCAAATACAACAAGATTTCCGCCTTCTTGCAGGCTGATCCGGTCTTGGCCCAATTTGGGGACGCCGCCTCGATCACCCGCAAGGGCGAAGTTGCGGTCGCTGTGAAGCTTGGACTTCTTCAAGGAGAGAACGGCAAATTTAATCCGGCTGACACCGTAACCAAGGCCGAGGCGGCTACGGTAATGCTGAAGCTGGTGGAACTCCAGGGCAAGACGGACCAGGCTATCGGACAGTCTAGGTACTAA
- a CDS encoding ABC transporter permease, translating into MVKTTRYHYILRLLFVFLGINAVWYATALLINMPILPSPFAVYASLFQLGFTETWLNIGYSLYRVFAGMLLALLLGLLIGLLMGRSVFWNRLLDPVVYLTYPVPKIALLPVVMLFFGLGEISKILMIMLILIFQIIISVRDGVKAIPGSAYEVLSSIGATALHKFWHVTLPGALSVILSTVRISLGTAISVLFFTEIYGTEHGMGFFIMDSWQRLDYPGMYAGILLFSLVGFILFLLVDVLDRIFMKWRRS; encoded by the coding sequence ATGGTAAAAACAACGCGCTATCATTATATTTTACGGCTATTGTTTGTATTCTTGGGGATCAATGCAGTCTGGTATGCCACGGCTCTGCTCATCAACATGCCGATTCTGCCGAGTCCCTTTGCGGTTTACGCATCCTTGTTTCAGCTTGGGTTCACGGAGACCTGGCTGAATATCGGATACAGCCTGTACCGCGTATTTGCCGGAATGCTGCTGGCGCTTCTGCTCGGCCTGCTGATCGGCCTTCTCATGGGGCGTTCGGTGTTCTGGAACAGACTGCTCGACCCCGTCGTCTATCTGACGTATCCCGTGCCCAAAATCGCCCTGCTGCCCGTCGTCATGCTGTTTTTCGGACTAGGGGAAATCTCCAAAATACTAATGATTATGCTGATTCTGATCTTTCAGATCATTATCTCCGTACGCGACGGTGTAAAGGCGATCCCGGGCAGCGCCTACGAGGTACTGTCCAGCATCGGAGCAACCGCGCTGCATAAATTTTGGCATGTGACGCTGCCTGGGGCGCTGTCGGTCATCCTCAGCACGGTCCGTATTTCACTCGGCACCGCCATTTCTGTGCTGTTTTTTACCGAGATTTACGGAACTGAGCATGGAATGGGCTTTTTCATTATGGATTCATGGCAGCGTTTGGACTACCCTGGAATGTATGCGGGAATACTGCTGTTCAGTCTTGTTGGTTTTATTCTTTTTCTGCTGGTTGATGTGCTGGATCGTATCTTTATGAAATGGCGCAGGTCCTGA
- a CDS encoding ABC transporter ATP-binding protein: MSSSSNKDGLRINGLTISYKEGTPAFGPASLHIPEHGIYTLIGPSGCGKSTLLRAIAGLLPWYTGDIIYNGQAAHGRDPLIGLVPQTYGLLPWKNVTANLRTALAVTLPGRERKEEREERIRRWLEAMGIADLAGRYPLSLSGGQQQRVAVARAFALLPEIMLLDEPFSALDAVTRETLQRLFLENWRTHPVTALFVTHDVEEAILLGERIVIMAPGGRELDIIDNPVFSLKHEDKRSSTEFFEQTKLIRKVMQEKW; this comes from the coding sequence ATGTCCAGTTCAAGTAATAAAGACGGACTTCGCATAAACGGGCTGACCATAAGCTACAAAGAAGGGACGCCGGCCTTTGGGCCGGCCTCGCTGCACATACCGGAGCATGGCATCTACACACTGATCGGTCCGTCGGGCTGCGGCAAGTCGACGCTGCTCCGGGCCATTGCCGGCCTCCTTCCCTGGTACACGGGAGACATTATATATAATGGACAGGCAGCGCACGGCCGGGATCCCCTCATCGGGCTTGTGCCGCAAACCTACGGTCTGCTGCCCTGGAAGAACGTGACGGCCAATCTCCGCACGGCTCTTGCGGTCACCCTTCCCGGAAGGGAGCGGAAGGAGGAGCGGGAGGAACGAATCCGCCGCTGGCTGGAAGCCATGGGCATCGCCGATTTGGCCGGACGGTATCCTCTCTCGCTCAGCGGAGGACAGCAGCAGCGGGTAGCGGTTGCCAGGGCGTTCGCGCTGCTTCCGGAAATTATGCTGCTGGACGAGCCATTCTCCGCGCTCGATGCGGTGACCCGCGAGACGCTGCAGCGGCTGTTTCTTGAGAACTGGCGAACGCATCCGGTCACCGCTTTATTTGTGACTCATGATGTGGAGGAAGCGATCCTGCTGGGGGAGAGAATTGTCATTATGGCGCCTGGCGGCCGGGAGCTTGATATTATCGACAACCCCGTTTTTTCATTAAAGCATGAAGATAAACGAAGCAGTACGGAGTTCTTCGAGCAGACCAAGCTGATCAGAAAGGTAATGCAGGAGAAATGGTAA
- a CDS encoding ABC transporter substrate-binding protein, giving the protein MKKNGTLNKILLLLLITLLAALAAGCGSSNRKNSPSAENTGTAGEIPSFSLGMLPSIDAIPFIIAHEQGFDRKRGVNLDIQTFKSAKDRDAAFQAGKLEGFSADLVAVAIYNNAGLDVKIVSATFGEFDLLTGNDGIKEVKDLKGKTVILSKNTSTEYTVATMLKQAGLSEQDITVTEVPQIPTRLELLKNSKADAAVLPEPFVTMGKASGLRILGSTRSAGIQPFVLAIPQSAIDAKPKAIQAMYAAYDDAVAYMKSHDQSEYVDTIIKAVGYPETLKSQIQVPDYVPASQVDKEQVAAAFAWAKEKGLLTKDLSPEDVISNVQFK; this is encoded by the coding sequence ATGAAGAAGAACGGAACATTGAACAAAATATTGCTGCTGCTGTTAATAACACTGCTCGCTGCATTGGCTGCAGGCTGCGGTTCTTCCAATAGGAAAAACTCGCCGAGCGCGGAAAATACGGGAACGGCAGGTGAGATCCCTTCGTTTTCTTTGGGCATGCTGCCTTCGATCGACGCTATCCCTTTTATTATCGCCCATGAGCAGGGTTTCGACCGCAAACGCGGGGTAAATCTCGACATTCAGACCTTCAAAAGCGCCAAGGACCGCGACGCGGCATTTCAGGCGGGAAAGCTGGAGGGATTCAGCGCGGACCTGGTTGCGGTTGCCATTTACAATAACGCCGGACTGGATGTGAAGATCGTCAGCGCCACCTTCGGTGAGTTCGATCTGCTGACTGGAAATGACGGCATCAAGGAGGTCAAGGACCTGAAGGGCAAGACGGTCATTTTGTCCAAAAACACCTCCACCGAGTACACCGTCGCCACCATGCTGAAACAGGCGGGTCTGAGCGAACAGGACATTACAGTAACCGAGGTACCGCAAATTCCGACAAGATTGGAGCTCCTGAAAAATAGCAAGGCGGACGCGGCTGTTCTGCCTGAGCCGTTCGTGACAATGGGCAAAGCCTCCGGCCTGCGGATACTCGGTTCTACACGCTCGGCCGGAATCCAACCGTTCGTGCTTGCCATCCCGCAGAGCGCGATCGACGCCAAACCTAAGGCCATTCAAGCGATGTACGCAGCCTATGACGACGCGGTAGCCTATATGAAATCCCATGATCAGAGTGAATACGTTGACACGATTATTAAAGCGGTGGGTTACCCCGAGACGCTGAAGAGCCAAATCCAGGTACCCGATTATGTTCCGGCGTCCCAAGTAGACAAGGAGCAGGTCGCGGCGGCTTTTGCCTGGGCGAAGGAGAAGGGGCTCCTGACCAAGGACCTGTCTCCGGAGGATGTGATCTCAAATGTCCAGTTCAAGTAA